ACTATAAGAAAGCTTTCCCGGCATATAAAAAATTATAGATTAATGAAATGATCTGGGGGACCAGGAAAGTCCGCGATTAAAAGAAATAAAATATACGGATGAAAAAAGGATGGTTTATTGTTTTTACAATTGTTTTATTTGCTCAGTTAGGCTATAGTCAAAAGGTTAAAACCGGTGTCCTGGTAATTGGAAATGGAAGTAATGCATTGGGAGCAGGTCTTCAATCTGCCATATCTGGGGTTAATACCATTATATTGATGGAAAATCAGGATTTTGAATTGAGTTCAGGGTATGAGCTGGATAAAAATTTGTCTTCCGGATTGGAAGCTGAATTTCTGAAAAGAATGAGAAAAGCCAAGGGAATTAGCGATAGCAGCAAGGTATATGTCGATCAGACAAGTGCTAATGCGGTGATTAAAACCTGGAGTGATAGTACCAAGAACCTGAAAATTATCAGAACAAGGGAGTGGTCGAAGCTGAAGAGAGCAGGAGGAGGCTGGAGTATTGAGTTAAACGATGGGAAAATGATAAAGGCAGCGGTATTGATCAATGCTGATGCTTCAGGGAAAGTTAACGAGGCCCTGATGTTGCCGAAAATAAAGGAAATGCAATGGAAGCGGTTAAACTATAATGATAACCTGTACAGAACCAGCGTTTCTTCAGGGTTTTTTATAGAAAATTCTACCTCGAATATGGTTTCTTTATATGATTTATTGATTCCAGGGCAGGAAAACCTGGTGGTTTTGAATTCAGATCAGGAAAGTATCGCTGCAGGGCAATCGGCAGGGGCAACGGCTGCCTATTCTGCATTCTTTGACCTCAAAATTTCTCAATCTAATCTGAAAAAAATTCAGGGAGAGTTGATCAGCTATAAGCTTTCAGTCATTCCGTTTGATGATGTGGTGTATACAGATAGCAATTGGAAAGCCGTTCAATTCTTAGGTTTGTCAGGCTTCCTGAAGGGACAACTTTCTTCTGGGAAATTGAAATTTATGTCAGATAGTAAGGTGAGTACAGAAGAAATAAAAGAACCTATAAAAGAATATTTTTACAAAGCTCAAATCTGGTTTGAAGATTATAAAGCTGTGCAGATGACCATCTCATCGACTTTGGATCTGGTTTGCAAAATCGGAAACAAATCTCCGGAAAATACATTGAATGAGGTAAAAAAGAAATGGAAAACCAGCTATGGTTTTAAGACTGAATTCGAGCCCTCGCGCGGAGTTACGCGCAGGGAGTTTGCTGTGTTGGTTTACGAATATCTAAATCCCTTTAACGTAAATATTGATCCGAAAGGACGGGTGATCAGGTAAAGCCTTTGTGATGGCTTTAAACGGCCTTGTAACATTTATAAAACCTTGTTGTGCTTTGGTTTATGTGATTTCTTTTTTCTATAAATTGCAGGAATAACCTAAACCTCAGTATGAAGAAACTTTACCTTTTAAAAGGATTTTTACTCTTATTTGCTGGCCAGCAAACGGTCTTCGCTCAAGCGGATTACAGCAGTAGTGAGCGCCTTGCGCAGAGAATCACAGCCCTTTCTAAAACTTACCCGTCCTGGATTAAATCGAGACCCCTGATCAAGACGACTTCGGGAAAAGAGGTCTGGATGATGACTATTGGAACAGGAAAAACGGAACAGAAGCCGGCAATTGCGTTGGTTGGGGGAGTAGAAGGAACCCATTTACTGGGAGTGGAAATGGCCATTGGTTTTGCCGAGCAGCTACTGGCAGCTTCGGGAACGGATAGTATCAGAAATCTCTTAAATAAACAGACTTTTTATGTGTTTCCGAACATGAGCCCGGACGCCACTGACCAGTACTTTTCAAAACTGAAGTATGCACGTAGTGGGAATGTCAGAAACATAGACCGGGATCGTGATGGGAAAACGGGGGAAGATGGATTTGATGATTTGAATGGCGATGGGAAGATCAGCTGGATGAGAATTGCTGATCCGACAGGTACATTCCGGCTAAATCCTGAAGACCCACGGTCGTTGATTCCAATCGATGTAACCAAGGGAGAGGAAGGGCAGTATTTATTAATGCAGGAAGGACTGGATAATGATAAAGATGGCGTCTTCAATGAAGATGGTGCTGAAGGGGTGCATTTTAACAGAAACTCCAGCTATAACTATAAGAATTTTATTCCGGGAGCTGGTGAATTTGCCGTTTCTGAATTGGAAAACCGGGCATTGTTTGACTTCCTTTACGATGCCTTTAATATATACGCGGTAGTTACGTTTGGGCCTCAAAATAATCTTTCCTGGCCAATACAGGTGAATCAACCAGGCTTGACCAAAAGAATTGTCAACAGCTGGTCCGAAAATGATGCGAAGGTAAA
This region of Pedobacter steynii genomic DNA includes:
- a CDS encoding M14 family metallopeptidase, translating into MKKLYLLKGFLLLFAGQQTVFAQADYSSSERLAQRITALSKTYPSWIKSRPLIKTTSGKEVWMMTIGTGKTEQKPAIALVGGVEGTHLLGVEMAIGFAEQLLAASGTDSIRNLLNKQTFYVFPNMSPDATDQYFSKLKYARSGNVRNIDRDRDGKTGEDGFDDLNGDGKISWMRIADPTGTFRLNPEDPRSLIPIDVTKGEEGQYLLMQEGLDNDKDGVFNEDGAEGVHFNRNSSYNYKNFIPGAGEFAVSELENRALFDFLYDAFNIYAVVTFGPQNNLSWPIQVNQPGLTKRIVNSWSENDAKVNSLVSERYNRIIGAKDAPKTMAESGDFSQWAYFHYGRFSFSTPGWWLPKLKPDTTIKQKNVGIEDPVADYLRWAKGKGISNTFTEWRVVSHPDFPGQKVEIGGLDPFVLSNPPYQLVDGIVKKHTDFVLTLAAMAPQIDLVGLKTEKIDGGLNRVSVKVVNIGTLPTLTKIGEKSYFLKKVAVKLNIGSGQSVLSGRKNQLLEVISGKGFTELSWLIKGSGKISIEAGSPSSGSKMIDVSL